One region of Paucibacter aquatile genomic DNA includes:
- a CDS encoding Fe2+-dependent dioxygenase produces the protein MLLKIAALLSPADLKQARDLLDQADWQDGRLTAGAQAAQVKNNQQLPVGSESARALQTLLLKALEGHATFFSAALPKRLLPPMFNRYAGEANTYGKHIDQAIRYVPGTGQRVRTDISCTVFLSEPEEYEGGELVIADTYGEQRVKLAAGDAVLYPGTSVHRVEPVTRGARLASFFWIESMVRSDEQRRLLFEMDQALMQLRGEHGESDAAVQLTGTYHNLLRMWADT, from the coding sequence ATGCTGTTGAAAATCGCCGCGCTCCTCAGCCCTGCTGACTTGAAGCAGGCCCGCGATCTGCTGGACCAGGCCGACTGGCAAGACGGCCGCCTCACCGCCGGCGCGCAGGCCGCACAGGTCAAGAACAACCAGCAGCTGCCGGTCGGCAGCGAATCGGCGCGTGCGCTGCAAACCCTGCTGCTGAAGGCGCTGGAGGGCCACGCGACCTTCTTCTCTGCCGCCCTGCCCAAGCGCCTGCTGCCGCCCATGTTCAACCGCTATGCCGGCGAGGCCAACACCTACGGCAAACACATCGACCAGGCCATCCGCTATGTGCCCGGCACGGGCCAGCGGGTGCGCACCGACATCTCCTGCACGGTGTTCCTCAGCGAACCCGAGGAGTACGAGGGCGGCGAGCTGGTGATTGCCGACACCTACGGCGAACAGCGCGTCAAGCTGGCCGCGGGTGATGCCGTGCTCTACCCCGGCACCAGCGTGCACCGCGTCGAGCCGGTCACGCGCGGCGCCCGCCTGGCCAGCTTCTTTTGGATCGAGAGCATGGTGCGCAGCGACGAGCAGCGCCGCCTGCTGTTCGAGATGGACCAGGCCTTGATGCAGCTGCGCGGCGAGCATGGCGAGAGTGACGCCGCCGTCCAGCTGACTGGCACGTACCACAACCTCTTGCGCATGTGGGCCGACACATGA
- a CDS encoding alpha-hydroxy acid oxidase yields the protein MRSDAKPKLSPLQEIPAGIANLADFEAHGQAAVAPEHWAYLNGGAGDEITLRGNRSAWDALQLQPRVLRDLAGGHTRSELLGRTLAHPILLAPIAYQRLAHADGELASAYAAAAQQAGMVLSAQSSMPMEAIAQAFHDEPSSGPLWFQLYWRDDRDFMLQLLRRVEAAGFQALVLTVDAPVHGARDRERRAGFALPADIRAVNLGGIKKPLNLQPGQSELFDGLMPRAATWAEIDWLRAHSHLPLLLKGANHPEDAREAVARGVAGLIVSNHGGRTLDTLPPTAALLPRVRAAVGPELPLLVDGGIRRGSDVLKALALGADAVLLGRPYIHALATAGALGVARALRLLRDEFEIAMALCGCKTLDDIGPSQLWRADADAGFTRSGGP from the coding sequence ATGAGGAGCGACGCCAAGCCGAAGCTCTCGCCGCTGCAAGAAATCCCGGCCGGCATCGCCAACCTCGCCGACTTCGAAGCCCATGGCCAGGCCGCCGTCGCGCCCGAGCATTGGGCCTATCTGAACGGCGGCGCCGGCGACGAGATCACGCTGCGCGGCAACCGCAGCGCCTGGGACGCCCTCCAGCTGCAGCCGCGCGTGCTGCGCGATCTGGCCGGTGGCCACACGCGCAGCGAGCTGCTGGGCCGCACGCTGGCCCACCCCATCCTGCTGGCCCCCATCGCCTACCAGCGCCTGGCCCATGCCGATGGCGAGCTGGCCAGCGCCTACGCCGCGGCCGCGCAGCAAGCGGGCATGGTGCTGAGCGCCCAGTCCAGCATGCCGATGGAGGCGATTGCCCAAGCCTTTCACGACGAACCGAGCAGCGGCCCGCTTTGGTTCCAGCTCTACTGGCGCGACGACCGCGACTTCATGCTGCAGCTGCTGCGCCGGGTCGAAGCGGCGGGCTTCCAGGCCCTGGTGCTGACCGTCGATGCGCCCGTGCATGGCGCACGCGACCGCGAGCGGCGTGCCGGCTTCGCGCTGCCGGCCGACATCCGAGCGGTCAATCTCGGCGGTATCAAGAAGCCCTTGAACCTGCAGCCGGGCCAGAGCGAGCTGTTCGACGGCCTGATGCCACGCGCCGCCACCTGGGCCGAGATCGACTGGCTGCGCGCGCACAGCCATCTGCCCCTGCTGCTCAAGGGCGCCAACCACCCCGAGGATGCGCGAGAAGCGGTGGCGCGCGGCGTGGCCGGCCTGATCGTCTCCAACCACGGCGGCCGCACGCTGGACACGCTGCCGCCCACCGCCGCGCTGCTGCCACGCGTGCGTGCGGCCGTTGGCCCTGAGCTGCCGCTGCTGGTCGACGGCGGCATCCGCCGCGGCAGCGATGTGCTGAAAGCACTGGCCCTGGGGGCGGATGCCGTGCTGCTAGGCCGGCCTTACATCCATGCCCTGGCCACCGCGGGCGCGCTCGGCGTGGCCCGCGCGCTGCGTTTGCTGCGCGATGAATTCGAGATCGCGATGGCCTTGTGCGGCTGCAAGACCCTCGATGACATCGGCCCTTCGCAGCTCTGGCGCGCCGATGCAGACGCCGGGTTTACGCGCAGTGGCGGGCCCTGA
- a CDS encoding SWIB/MDM2 domain-containing protein, with product MATAKKAAPAKKAAPATKAAPAKKAAAAPAAKKAAAPAKKAAPAKKAAPAKKAPAAKKAAAPAKKRTPNAAFMKALTPSAALAAIVGAAPLPRTDVTKKVWEYIKANKLQDEVQKRIIVADAKLKEIFGKAKADMFEMTKLINSHLK from the coding sequence ATGGCAACTGCGAAGAAGGCCGCACCCGCAAAGAAGGCGGCTCCGGCAACCAAGGCCGCTCCGGCAAAGAAAGCAGCCGCGGCGCCCGCCGCCAAAAAGGCTGCTGCGCCGGCGAAGAAGGCAGCTCCTGCAAAGAAAGCTGCTCCGGCCAAGAAGGCGCCTGCTGCCAAGAAGGCAGCCGCGCCCGCCAAGAAGCGCACTCCGAATGCAGCCTTCATGAAAGCCCTGACCCCCAGCGCCGCCCTGGCCGCCATCGTCGGCGCAGCTCCGCTGCCGCGCACCGATGTGACCAAGAAGGTCTGGGAATACATCAAGGCCAACAAGCTGCAGGACGAAGTGCAGAAGCGCATCATCGTCGCCGATGCCAAGCTGAAGGAAATCTTCGGCAAGGCCAAGGCCGATATGTTCGAGATGACCAAGCTGATCAACAGCCACCTGAAGTGA
- a CDS encoding response regulator, translating to MSPAASLQVLYVEDDRINIVLMEEVFRRLPGWNLHCAEDGEQALALLAERAPEALPDLLLIDMNLPDMSGLSLIEALRADQRLAPLPCVALSADDHASQVEAARAAGFSDYWVKPIDVLRLSEALQATAARLSR from the coding sequence ATGTCTCCAGCCGCCAGCCTCCAGGTGCTTTACGTCGAGGACGATCGCATCAACATCGTCCTGATGGAAGAGGTGTTCCGGCGCCTGCCTGGTTGGAATCTGCACTGTGCCGAGGACGGTGAGCAAGCCCTGGCCCTGCTGGCCGAGCGTGCACCCGAGGCCTTGCCCGATCTGCTGTTGATCGACATGAACCTGCCCGATATGAGCGGCCTGAGCCTGATCGAGGCCTTGCGGGCTGACCAGCGCCTGGCGCCCCTGCCCTGCGTGGCCCTGTCGGCCGATGACCATGCCAGCCAGGTCGAGGCCGCGCGTGCCGCTGGCTTCAGCGATTACTGGGTCAAGCCCATCGATGTGCTGCGCCTGAGCGAGGCCTTGCAGGCCACGGCAGCGCGCCTGTCTCGCTGA
- a CDS encoding MHFG family PEP-CTERM protein yields MPLLATLALAASGATLPHCSWDRPGVNPFMGDVVAAVDRYRDIPAPVRAKLKARMAQRDYDEIVSIQRDEIKGSKAIYGSTISEMHFGANNVCKTVSRAKWTQKYEERGLVYCEEGQCILVPTVCRNVSRIQRMTPRASAPAAATNVASAAQEIDDPQSQLEMDPPAAGALGGGAPDSGRNSFAQLASGANTGFDGGSGATPGALVPSNPPTFSGNNPGPSVGGFNVPSLPPSIVVTTPAVPEPESWALFAGGLLALAFLAKRRQR; encoded by the coding sequence ATGCCCTTGCTTGCCACGCTCGCTCTTGCTGCATCCGGCGCCACGCTGCCCCACTGCTCGTGGGATCGGCCCGGCGTGAACCCCTTCATGGGTGATGTGGTCGCGGCCGTGGACCGCTACCGGGACATCCCCGCCCCGGTGCGCGCCAAACTCAAGGCGCGCATGGCCCAGCGCGATTACGACGAGATCGTCAGCATCCAGCGCGACGAAATCAAGGGCAGCAAGGCCATCTACGGCAGCACCATCAGCGAGATGCACTTCGGCGCCAACAACGTCTGCAAGACGGTCAGCCGCGCCAAGTGGACGCAGAAGTACGAAGAACGTGGCCTGGTCTATTGCGAAGAGGGCCAGTGCATTCTGGTGCCCACGGTCTGCCGCAATGTCAGCCGCATCCAGCGCATGACACCGCGTGCCTCGGCGCCGGCGGCGGCCACCAATGTCGCCTCGGCCGCGCAGGAGATCGATGACCCGCAAAGCCAGTTGGAGATGGACCCGCCAGCGGCCGGTGCCCTCGGGGGCGGCGCGCCGGACAGCGGCCGCAACAGCTTTGCCCAGCTGGCCAGCGGCGCCAACACCGGCTTCGATGGCGGCAGTGGCGCCACGCCCGGTGCCCTGGTGCCCAGCAATCCGCCGACCTTCAGTGGCAACAACCCCGGCCCGTCGGTGGGAGGCTTCAACGTGCCCTCGCTGCCGCCCAGCATCGTGGTGACCACCCCAGCCGTGCCGGAGCCCGAAAGCTGGGCCCTGTTTGCCGGCGGACTGCTGGCCCTGGCCTTCCTGGCCAAGCGCCGCCAGCGCTGA